One Salarias fasciatus chromosome 22, fSalaFa1.1, whole genome shotgun sequence DNA segment encodes these proteins:
- the c19h1orf216 gene encoding UPF0500 protein C1orf216 homolog isoform X2 codes for MGESQSRSVMLHHQDHPVNSAYGGANDGSSSSSLRNRKDGNFNFLSGKDEEGFTGGRGGGGGGGGGGGDENRNQVRPRTLGPLGRDPPGSSPSSGFHHNAGVLSPRSRLPCWSPLEPLPEIESGDDGYGRVPPDGAEEGRMQEEEEGGRGVAFQDDGKRAEPPRRRSSLGFRGRPEDGELLEDDNEWGDSDSESEFSLRSGGSVSSLNLESGGELGMLMSGWDRVGVGEPRVNPGEAPRLANPEALARRSLGRKSLSGGVLGDVMEEGPEGLEEDREDRQDRSSDSDGELMDAVWTLRDRERFKAQEMEKHQVQLTMYRRLALIRWVRTLQGRVQEQQSRLQSSFDVILTHRKELLRMGAAAAVAAAAPPAAAAVGQS; via the exons ATGGG TGAGTCCCAGTCCAGGTCAGTGATGCTCCACCATCAGGACCACCCGGTCAACTCCGCCTACGGCGGCGCCAACGAcggctcctcctcgtcctcgcttCGCAACAGGAAGGACGGAAACTTCAACTTCCTGTCGGGCAAAGATGAGGAGGGCTTCACCGgcggccgaggaggaggaggaggaggaggaggaggaggaggagatgagaaCCGCAACCAGGTGCGTCCCCGTACCCTGGGCCCTCTGGGGCGCGACCCGCCCGgctcctcgccgtcctccggGTTCCACCACAACGCCGGCGTCCTGTCGCCGCGCTCCCGCCTGCCCTGCTGGAGCCCGCTGGAGCCGCTGCCCGAGATCGAGAGCGGCGACGACGGGTACGGCCGGGTGCCGCCCGACGGGGCGGAGGAGGGCCgcatgcaggaggaggaggagggcggcagGGGCGTGGCCTTCCAGGACGACGGGAAGCGGGCGGAgccgccgaggaggaggagcagcctgGGCTTCAGGGGGCGGCCGGAGGACggcgagctgctggaggacgacaACGAGTGGGGGGACAGCGACTCCGAGTCGGAGTTCAGCCTCCGCTCGGGGGGCAGCGTGTCCTCCCTCAACCtggagagcggcggcgagctGGGGATGCTGATGTCGGGTTGGGACCGCGTCGGGGTCGGAGAGCCCAGAGTGAACCCGGGCGAGGCGCCGCGGCTCGCCAACCCCGAGGCGCTCGCCCGCCGGAGCCTCGGCAGGAAGTCCCTGAGCGGCGGCGTGCTGGGCGACGTGATGGAGGAGGGGCCCGAGGGCCtggaggaggaccgggaggaccGCCAGGACCGCTCCTCCGACTCGGACGGCGAGCTGATGGACGCCGTGTGGACGCTGCGGGACCGCGAGCGCTTCAAGGCGCAGGAGATGGAGAAGCACCAGGTGCAGCTGACCATGTACCGCCGGCTGGCGCTCATCCGCTGGGTGCGCACGCTGCAGGGCCGcgtccaggagcagcagagccggcTGCAGTCCAGCTTCGACGTCATCCTCACCCACAGGAAGGAGCTGCTGCGGatgggcgccgccgccgccgtcgccgccgccgccccgcccgctgccgccgccgtcggACAGTCCTGA
- the c19h1orf216 gene encoding uncharacterized protein c19h1orf216 isoform X1 gives MSAIGRVWCVFCRRAVSQRAHIHPAAHLCGESQSRSVMLHHQDHPVNSAYGGANDGSSSSSLRNRKDGNFNFLSGKDEEGFTGGRGGGGGGGGGGGDENRNQVRPRTLGPLGRDPPGSSPSSGFHHNAGVLSPRSRLPCWSPLEPLPEIESGDDGYGRVPPDGAEEGRMQEEEEGGRGVAFQDDGKRAEPPRRRSSLGFRGRPEDGELLEDDNEWGDSDSESEFSLRSGGSVSSLNLESGGELGMLMSGWDRVGVGEPRVNPGEAPRLANPEALARRSLGRKSLSGGVLGDVMEEGPEGLEEDREDRQDRSSDSDGELMDAVWTLRDRERFKAQEMEKHQVQLTMYRRLALIRWVRTLQGRVQEQQSRLQSSFDVILTHRKELLRMGAAAAVAAAAPPAAAAVGQS, from the exons ATGAGCGCCATTGGACGCGTCTGGTGCGTTTTCTGCAGACGTGCGGTTTCACAGAGGGCTCACATCCACCCGGCTGCTCACCTCTGCGG TGAGTCCCAGTCCAGGTCAGTGATGCTCCACCATCAGGACCACCCGGTCAACTCCGCCTACGGCGGCGCCAACGAcggctcctcctcgtcctcgcttCGCAACAGGAAGGACGGAAACTTCAACTTCCTGTCGGGCAAAGATGAGGAGGGCTTCACCGgcggccgaggaggaggaggaggaggaggaggaggaggaggagatgagaaCCGCAACCAGGTGCGTCCCCGTACCCTGGGCCCTCTGGGGCGCGACCCGCCCGgctcctcgccgtcctccggGTTCCACCACAACGCCGGCGTCCTGTCGCCGCGCTCCCGCCTGCCCTGCTGGAGCCCGCTGGAGCCGCTGCCCGAGATCGAGAGCGGCGACGACGGGTACGGCCGGGTGCCGCCCGACGGGGCGGAGGAGGGCCgcatgcaggaggaggaggagggcggcagGGGCGTGGCCTTCCAGGACGACGGGAAGCGGGCGGAgccgccgaggaggaggagcagcctgGGCTTCAGGGGGCGGCCGGAGGACggcgagctgctggaggacgacaACGAGTGGGGGGACAGCGACTCCGAGTCGGAGTTCAGCCTCCGCTCGGGGGGCAGCGTGTCCTCCCTCAACCtggagagcggcggcgagctGGGGATGCTGATGTCGGGTTGGGACCGCGTCGGGGTCGGAGAGCCCAGAGTGAACCCGGGCGAGGCGCCGCGGCTCGCCAACCCCGAGGCGCTCGCCCGCCGGAGCCTCGGCAGGAAGTCCCTGAGCGGCGGCGTGCTGGGCGACGTGATGGAGGAGGGGCCCGAGGGCCtggaggaggaccgggaggaccGCCAGGACCGCTCCTCCGACTCGGACGGCGAGCTGATGGACGCCGTGTGGACGCTGCGGGACCGCGAGCGCTTCAAGGCGCAGGAGATGGAGAAGCACCAGGTGCAGCTGACCATGTACCGCCGGCTGGCGCTCATCCGCTGGGTGCGCACGCTGCAGGGCCGcgtccaggagcagcagagccggcTGCAGTCCAGCTTCGACGTCATCCTCACCCACAGGAAGGAGCTGCTGCGGatgggcgccgccgccgccgtcgccgccgccgccccgcccgctgccgccgccgtcggACAGTCCTGA